aaagggaaatgaaggtgcatggaagtgtgtttttgttgtgggaatgtgtagaatggttaagaagaaaagactctgccttacggcagaatgtgtcttcctcccttctccctaaactgtccgtgtgaatgtgtctttggatggatctcccctcctttgttatggtgaagggtggatgtatttataggctagggagaggaccaccatctaattaaggtggtagtggtctatgttgtggtaatgagtggatgtaatgggtgtagtggatggatttTTGATAAtcagtggatgtaatgggtgtagtgggtgagtgtttggtaatgagtggatgtaatgggtgtagtggatggatgtttggtaatgagtggatgtaatgggtgtagtgggtgagtgttgtggtaatgagtggatgtaataggtgtagtgggtgagtgtttggtaatgagtggatgtaatgggtgtagtggatggatgtttggtaatgagtggatgtaacgggtgtagtggatggatgtttgtagttgtaggtcaacacacttacACACTCACATGCTGATTTCTGGCCTTTAAATCTtgaaaaacgtccatcctcatgtctccatgcttgcactatccaatcttggcccaaaaatgctccaaaatgctccaaatagcactttgttgctaactttgttatttgaacctacaaatgcacgaaaatagcttaaagtactaaaataactagaattaaactaagtaaatgccaagaaacaagctaactaagttgcataaatatgctcctatcacaatgCCAAACGCAACCACGAACAGCACGTTCGCTAGCCAGAGATGAACAACGTGCATTGCAGCAGCAACATAGACTGGCTGATCTTCGAGAAGAGCAGCATAGATCTACATACCACCATCGGGGGTAGCTGGAAACACCATTGCCCCAACAGAGGTAGAGGTAGTTCTAGAGGAAGTAGAAAGGCTCTTAACTGTGCGATTGCTTAACTTCCAGCCTGTCGAGAGGATGGGCGAAGCATTTCGAAGAGACGTGACCAATATAGGTAGGTCACCATTCACAGATAAGATTAAGTAGACATATCCACCTCGCAGGTTTTACCATGCCTCATTTCACTCTGTACAAGGAAGACGAAAACCTGGAAATGCACTTTAGGCATTACCGTATCGTGATGATCATTTACTAGAGCAATGATGCCCTGATGTGCAAGATTTTCACCACCACTTTACAAGGTGAGCGCAAGACTGGGTCCACACCCCTACCTTCACATTCGATCCAAAGCTTTAACAAACTTTCCTTAGTTTTCACTAAGGAATATTCATTCTATCGCTCAATTAAAAAGACATCCGACCACCTCTTCAGCATCATGAAAAACCTGAAGGAGTCAATCTGCAACCATGTCAAAAGGTTCAAGGTATAGAATGGTAAGATTGTTGGCTGCAATGATGATATAGCAACGACAACGTTCAGAAATGGGCTTCCCACCGAGCATCGTTTATTCGAAGAATTTATCATGGGTGAGGAACTGACCCTGACagcttcgtatgctttggcaAAGTAGCATGCACTATGGGATGAGGCCAAGCAGTCCAGCAGAAATGAGTCAGAAAATAAACGCATGGATCGTTTCTAACGGGAAGTGACTCATCACCCAAAACATTCACCAAGTTCACAGTTTCAATTGGCAAATGGCATTTGGGACAGGaaatctaaaaattataattcaaTGACATTCCTtgtgaatttgaatttgaataagAAGAACAAGGTGATTGAAATGATCCAAGAGACTGATGATGAGGCATTTCAGTTAGAAGGGAGTAACGTCCAGTCATAAATGTTTGTTGATTCTCAAACTGAATTTGGGGAGACAAGTAGCCTAAGTAGCACTTCTATGAAACTGAAATCACTCAGTGATATTTATGCTAGATGCAATGTTAGCATTATTAAACCTCGGAAGTATGAGGAAGCAGCAACTGATAATGCttggaagaaagcaatgaatGCAGAAATTGAGTTGATAGAGAAGAATAACCCATGGTCGTTGGTTGATAGGCCAACATATAAATCTATTGGTGGGGTTAAATTGGTGTACAAGAGGAGGTATATGTTGATCAACTTGAGTATTTTGAGATTGCTGAAGCTGAAGTCAAGGTATACAGATTCAAGAAAGCCCTATATGAAGTTAAACAAACACCAAGGGATTGGTATGAAGAGATTGATACTCATTTTCACAAGTGTGGTTTTACAAGGAGTCCTAGTGAAGCTACATTGTACATAAAGGTGAATCTAAATCTATTATTATGTCAATATATGTCGATCATATAGTGTACACTGATATAACTCAAAATTGTTGAATGAATTCAAATTAGACATGATGAAAATACATGAAATGACTAATTTGTGATTGTTAAAGAAGAAGTATGCACTGGCTTTGCTTGAGAAGTTTAAATTGGAAGATTGCAAGCCAGTAAGTAGTCTTTTTGGCAGTGAACGACAAATTGAAGAAAGATGAAGGAAGTGGTCCTGCTGATGAAACTTTATATAGGCAATTGGTTGGTAGCAAGGTACATGTATAGTCCAAGCAAGAAACATCCTGGAACTATTAAAAGAGTGCTCACGTATATTCAAGGCACATTGGATTATGGAATTGGATACAAGAAGTGCAAAGATACATCGTTGATTGAATATTATGATAGTGACTGGAGTGGTGATGAATCAGATATGAAGAGTACTTCAGACTATGCATTTTCATTTGGCAGTGGTATCTTTTCTTGGACTTCTGTCAAGCAAAACCGTGTCACCTTACCAACTGCAGAAGTTGAGTACATGAGTTACGCTGAAGCACTCAGGCAATGTGGCTCATGTTTGTGTTACAACTTACAAGAGTTGGAGAAGAACAAACTGAGACCACTCCTATTATTGTAATAACACCTTTGCAATTGCAATGATAAGGAATCCTATGTTCCATCAAGGGTCAAAGCACAATGGCAAAAGGTACCACTACATTAGGGATGCACTGCAATCAAATATCATCAATTTGGTCTACTGCAAATTTGAGGAACAATTGGCAGATATATTCACCAAGACTCTGCTAAAAGACAGGTTCTACATGCTTAGAGAAATGCAAGGAGTGACAGTGGCAACAAGCTTAGAAGGGAGTGATGAGCTATAAGCTCTGTTGCTGCAAGATTGAAGAATTGAAGTGTTGGAGAATTAGCTTCTGGGTTTAAGTTAGAAATGCTcttaagttttatgtttgtgCTTATTTGTAATGGATGGCCATGATTATAACATTTGGAGGGTGTATATCCTTCTCATGTTTTCAGTGTGAGGTGTAATTGAGTTGAACTGAATCTAAGGGAGCAACCTATCCCACTTTTCCTTCTCCATTGTTCTCTGCGAATCCAACTCTCTGAGCTAATCAATTTCTTGTTGATTTCATCAAATCCCaccaaaattcaaatccaaacaCATTTAAACACTAATAGTTATCGTGTGTGAGCTTAATGGGTAGAAAGGGAGGGAACATGCTGAGAAACGACGTGTGATATTGTACGTTAGTGCACAAGTGTCACAGGAGGAGGTAGTATTGATTAGGCCACAAAAAGGATAAGTCAAGCCATTATGGAAGAGGGGAGGAAAGAAATTATGGTGAATGAAGAGGggaaaagaaaggagagaaatTGGTTTCTTGCTTGGCAGGTGATCGCTTATTAAGCTCTTACCTGTGCTCAGTTCTTGAAGAAGCAgttttaacatgtgaaatataGCAGGTGGAGAGCAttcatattaatatttttaatcgcATTAGATCCTTGAGAATTTGGAGGGTATATAAGATTTGGATTTCGTATGAATTATATCTACTTGTGTTAGAACAAGTCTTGACATCTTAGAAATTGTTATGTCATTAAACAAACCCATATATTTTGCAGACGGTATTTTTTTTCCTAGGTCtttgggctggtttggtattgctgtgctttgaaaaaaaactgctatgagaataaacggctgtgctgtgagaataagcggctgtgaaataaatcagcagtgtttggtaaaattttttgtaaaagtgcttttgaaaaaaaaaacagtttgataatgagtcttttcattaaaggatcactgtagctccgtgtgctttgaaaaaaaaaactagttttccaaagctacaaataccagcttcagctttttcctttgatttcagcttattctcacagcagcttccaaaataagccattttttttcagtttaccaaacacctaaaactctcacagctttttttcatgggtactttttttttaagcacctcactcccaaatcACCCCTTAGAAAGTCTAACTTCCTTTGGAACAAAAAGGAGAGTAATGCGGAGAGTCAAATTTAAATAGCCGCAAAAGTGCACAAGTGTCACCTGTAATCCTTTTGTGGCAAATATGAAATTTTATCAAATAAACCTATGCATACGAGATTCCTATAGGCAGTTTCAGACAAATGTATGTAAGAGTTGACGGATTAACTGCCACATATGGCAAAGAAATGTGGTCGTTCAAGCGTTACTCTTAACAGACTTGATCAACTTTAGTGCAACTAACTTCTCGTGAATGCCTAACCAAGCATCAAGAAAGAAAATCAACCGTAGATCATGCCATGGGGAAAGATCCTGGTAGCGGTATTGACTAAATCATCCACTTTCTACGTAGTTCATTCGGTGTTGCCACAAAGTTTTTCAGTATATAAACCCCACATGAACACGTCTTATTTCAACGAGCTAGTCTCTTCTTCTGAAGTTTCCTTAGGTCATCAATACATACAAAAATTTCCACATTTATCAAATTCGATACTGTGAAATAAAGTGCAGCAAAATAAGGTTTGAGTACTTAATTAAGAGCAAGAAACCATGGCGGGTGGTGGCTTTGGGGCTGCATCAGGAGGCGGAGACTTTGAAGCAAAGATAACGCCTCTTGTGATCATTTCTTGCATAATGGCTGCTAGCGGAGGCCTCATGTTTGGTTATGATGTTGGTATCTCAGGTACACATATGTGACTCAAGAGCTTTCCATAACATCCACACATACAATTAACTACCAGCGTATGTGTTTTGTCAAAACTTTATTAGATTTAATGtataattttgtttaatttgataTATGGATATATAACGCAGGGGGTGTTACATCCATGCCCCATTTCCAGAAGAAATTCTTCCCGGTTGTGTATAGTAAGACTCAAGAGACTGGACTTGAGAGCAACTACTGCAAATACGATAATCAAGGCTTGCAGTTGTTCACATCTTCATTATACCTCGCTGCATTAATATCAACATTCTTTGCATCGTACACAACCAGATTGCTTGGTCGAAAGTTAACTATGTTGATTGCGGGGATTTTCTTTGTAGTCGGAACAGTTTTTAATGCGGCGGCTATCAACCTTCTCATGCTTATCATTGGGAGGATCTTACTTGGTTGTGGAGTTGGTTTTGCTAACCAGGTATATAATAAAAATTCgaaataatttctttttgttttcaataaaCTGGCCACTACTTCACTAGCTGGTTTTTCCTGTCAAATGTTTTGAACACAATACAATTATTAAGCAAATATACATAACTACAGGCGGTACCGCTTTTCCTTTCGGAGATTGCACCCACAAGAATTCGAGGGGCACTTAACATCCTCTTCCAACTCAATATCACCATTGGCATTCTTTTTGCAAACCTTATCAACTATGGAACTAACAAGTAAGCCAGCCCAATCTTGCCTAGCTAATTCAAAAGACAATACCTGAACCAACAAATTTTAGTGTAGTAATATTTTCCAATCAATtgaatataattattattttgggTTACCATACATGCACAGAATTACAGGAGGATATGGATGGAGAGTGTCATTGGGTTTGGCTGGGATTCCAGCAGGTATGCTAACCTTGGGGTCTCTCATTGTGGTAGACACTCCTAACAGTTTGATCGAACGGGGCAAGTTGGAGGAAGGAAAAGCAGTTCTTAAAAGGATCCGTGGTGTTGACAATGTGGATCCAGAATTCTTAGAGATTGTTGAGGCAAGTCGGGTGGCTAAAGACGTAAAGAATCCCTTCCAAAATCTTCTTAAGCGTAGGAACAGGCCACAACTGATCATTGCAGTTATGATGCAAGTGTTCCAGCAATTCACTGGCATCAACGCAGTCATGTTCTACGCTCCGGTTTTGTTTCAGACCTTGGGTTTTAAAAGTGATGCTTCCCTCTACTCCGCGGTTATAACAGGAGCTGTCAACGTGCTATCAACCGTTGTATCAATCTACTTTGTTGACAAAGCTGGTCGCCGTGTTCTCTTATTAGAAGCTGGTGTCCAGATGTTCCTTTCTCAATTGGTGGTTGCAATAGTCATGGGACTCAGAGTCCAGGAACACTCTAACAACCTTACTCCAGGCTTGGCAATCCTTGTAGTGGTTATGGTTTGTAGCTTTGTGTCTTCCTTCGCATGGTCTTGGGGACCTCTTGGGTGGTTGATCCCTAGTGAGACATTCCCGCTGGAGGCTCGCTCAGCCGGCCAGAGTGTGACTGTGTGCATCAACATGCTCTTCACCTTTATTATAGCACAAGCCTTCCTCTCAATGCTTTGCCATATGAAGTTTGgcatttttttgttcttctgtgCTTGGGTCCTTGTCATGACAATCTTTGTCGTGTTCTTAATTCCTGAGACCAAGGGTGTCCCGATCGAAGAGATGACAGAAAGAGTCTGGAAGCAACATTGGTTCTGGAAGAGATTCATGGATGACTTTGAAGATGATCCCAAGGGCCATGTTTGAACTATCTCACCTCCGGTCTCTTCCTCACGGTTTATTACATTTCATAAGTTCCTTAAATGTGAAGCTTAGGATTAACTAATTCTTCCTTTACTTCTAGATAGTTGCCAAACAACCGGAGCTATGCTTCGTTAATGTTTTGAGATGCATTATTTGCACTTCCAAAATGTACTCCTGCTGTACTTTGACAGAATATTTTGCAGAAATAAAACGAAATATGTTATACAAAATGGTATGTTTATACTTGGTAGGAGTAGTTTCTGATATATTCATCCGTTTATAAACATCCCCATCTTCTATGGGATGATGAGTTGATTAATATTGGTATGTCAAGGCAACAAAAATGAACAAATTCAATGCATTAATAAGATAATCTCTTCGAGGAAGCTGCTCTATATCACTTGCTACAATGATTATCTGCCacagaataaatatttaacacATCCTTACTAGAATCTTTAGTATCTTGAAAAAAGTATGAGAGAGTATAATTTCCAACTaaatatgaaaaatgaaaatctttAGTATCAAAGAAATATGAAAATCTACATTGTAATGGTACGTACAATTGtgataaagaaaattgaaagaaattttcCTAAGGCAGAAATTTGAGAAACCAGCTGCAACGTTAGCAACCACCATATAGAGACTGTAAGATGGTTCAAGCATCCGCTATAGCCTTGGGGTCATCTTCAACCTCATCCATATATCGCTTCCAGAACCAATGTTGTTTCCATACTCTTTCAGTCATTTCTTCAATAGGAACTCCCTTGGTCTCGGGAAGTAAGAAGATCACGAAGATTGTCATGACCAAAACCCAAGCTGCAAAGAACAAGAAAATGGCAAACTTCATGTGGCAAAGCATTGAGAGGAAGGCTTGCGCTATGATAAATGTGAAGAGCACGTTGAAAAAGACAGCCACACTCTGGCCAGCTGAGCGAGTCTCCAATGGGAAAGTCTCACTAGGAATCAGCCACCCGAGAGGTCCCCATGACCATGCAAAGGAGGCAACAAAAGTGCACACAAAAACCAGCACAAGAATTCCCAATCCATGTCCGAGGTTGTTAACATTGCCCTTAACTTTGAGTCCCATCACTATTGTAACCACCAGTTGAGAAAGGAGCACTCTGCGACCAGGTCTGTCCACAAAGTAGATTGATAACACGGTTGAGGGGACGTTGACAGCTCCTGTTATCACTGATGAGTAAAGGGAAGCATCACTCTTAAATCCCAAGGTTTTGAACAAAACGGGAGCGTAGAACATGATTGCGTTAATTCCAGTGAATTGCTGGAAAATCTGTAAGTGCACTCAAAAGCATAACATGTCAGACTATTATATTTGTGTGAATCAAAGTTGTCAGATACTGCGTAAATTAATTAGTTAACATGCACAACTATAGGCTATAGGTTCACCTGCATGAAAATTGCAATGATCAATTGAGGCCTGTTCCTACGCTTAAGGAGATTTTTGAAGGGACTTTTTACTTCATTAGCCACACGACTTGCCTCCACAATTTCTAAAAACTCTGGTTCTACGTTGTCTACACCCGAATTCTTTTAAGAATTGCTTTTCCTTCTTCCAATTTATCACGAGCAATCAAACTGTTTGGTGTGTCGACCACAATGAGAGACCCCAAGGTTAGCATGAGTGCTGGAACGCCAGCCAAACCCAGTGATATCCTCCATCCATAGTTCCCCTTAATTCTGCACATATGCATCTGATATAAGTTAGTTAATCAAATAAATATTATGCTAGCTAATAATAATTTGGGTTGAAGTGGGCGGCTGGCTTAATTACTTACTTGTCAGTTCCATAATTAATCATATTTGCTACAAGAATGCCACTGGTGCACATGAGCTGGAAGAGTATGTTAAGTGCCCCACGAATTCTTGTGGGTGCAACCTCCGAAAGGAAAAGTGGCACCGCCTGTATCATATACATACGTTAATTACTTACAATGGAAACTAAGAGTTTAGATTGATATAATTTAGAGGTAGTTATTTGAACCTGGTTAGCAAAACCAACTCCACAACCAAGTAAGATCCTCCCAATGATAAACATGGCAAGGTTCTGAGCTGCAAAATTTAAAACTGACCCGATTAGAAAGAAAACGGCAGCCATCAACATGGTTAGCTTCCGGCCTAGTGATTGGTAATGTACATCGCAACGAAGGCTGCTACCAGTGCAGCGAGGTACAATGAAGAAGTGAACAGTTGTAAGCCTTCATTATCGTATTTACAGTAATTGCTTTCAAGTCCGGGCTGTTGATTCTTTCTATACACGCTTGGGAAGAACTTTCTCAGGAACTCAGGCATGGATGTAACACCTCCTGCATAATTTGCATTATTAATTGATTGAGTTACAATTTTCCCCTAATGCATGCACACATGAGATAGAGCAAATTAGCTCTTAGCTAGGTGTGATGACCTAATGGCACACACACTACTACAAAACTACCCATTATTGGCACAAATGAAAATGACAAGAAAAGGTTATTATTgtcggattttaagcaaaatccgacaAAAAATGGATGCAGTGACGGATATAATAAGTGACAGATTTGCCAGtgtcaggaaatgaattttctgacagaaaatactctaaaaccgacagaaattgtaAAATGAACGTGTTTGTAGATACTACAAGATCGCATATGTAAAATAtcttaaaaaacaaacattcagagattatgtaACGGAACTAAAATTTTCGACGGttaaaaacgaaaaatcacaatttaacagttattttagctccgattttgatgattttttacagctccACTCCTCGACCCTACAAGAATGTAgtgaataaattcgatctttaatttaaaatatttacactagtggatactaaaaaatcttattttatacttaattgaagtataatattaactcaagtgtttgtttaatctaccgttttgacgtaacatgcattctacgaaacttttttcaatgatccaatcgtcaaacttatttgtacacactccgagatttcatacgtaaaaaattgtaaaaaaacaaacattcagagattacgtaacggaataaaaaaatttgacagttataaacaaaaaatcacaatttaacggttattttaccttcgattttgatatttttttacagctacactcatcgACCCTATaaaaatgtaatgaataaattcgatctttaatttaaaatatttacactagtgaattccacaaaatcttatcttatacttaatagaagtataatattaactctaagtgtttgtttaatctaccgttttgacgtaATATGTattctatgaaacttttttcaacaatccaaccgtcaaacttatttgtacacacttcgAGATTGCTTACGTAAAAAATCggtaaaaacaaacatttagagattaggtaacggaacaaaagtttccgacggttataaaagaaaattcataatttaatggttattttagcttcgattttgatgattttttacagctacactcctcaaccctataagaatgtaatgaataagtttgatcttcaatttaaaatatttacactagtggataccacaaaatcttattttatacttaattgaagtataatattaactcaaatgtttgtttaatctaccattttgacgcaatatgcattctacgaaaacttttttcaacgatttatccgtcaaacttatttgtacacaccccaagattgcatacgtaaaaaattgtaaaaaacaaacattcagagattacgtaacggaacaaaaaattcgacggttataaacgaaaaatcacaatttaacggttattttagctccgattttgattattttttataggaacactcctcgaccctataagaatgtaatgaataaattcgatctttaatttaaaatatttacactagtggataccacaaaatcttattttatacttaatagaagtataatattaactctaagtgtttgtttaatctatcgttttgacgcaatatgcattctacgaaacttttttcaacaatccaaccgtcaaacttatttgtacacactccgagattgcatat
The nucleotide sequence above comes from Malus sylvestris chromosome 16, drMalSylv7.2, whole genome shotgun sequence. Encoded proteins:
- the LOC126607453 gene encoding sugar transport protein 13-like; protein product: MAGGGFGAASGGGDFEAKITPLVIISCIMAASGGLMFGYDVGISGGVTSMPHFQKKFFPVVYSKTQETGLESNYCKYDNQGLQLFTSSLYLAALISTFFASYTTRLLGRKLTMLIAGIFFVVGTVFNAAAINLLMLIIGRILLGCGVGFANQAVPLFLSEIAPTRIRGALNILFQLNITIGILFANLINYGTNKITGGYGWRVSLGLAGIPAGMLTLGSLIVVDTPNSLIERGKLEEGKAVLKRIRGVDNVDPEFLEIVEASRVAKDVKNPFQNLLKRRNRPQLIIAVMMQVFQQFTGINAVMFYAPVLFQTLGFKSDASLYSAVITGAVNVLSTVVSIYFVDKAGRRVLLLEAGVQMFLSQLVVAIVMGLRVQEHSNNLTPGLAILVVVMVCSFVSSFAWSWGPLGWLIPSETFPLEARSAGQSVTVCINMLFTFIIAQAFLSMLCHMKFGIFLFFCAWVLVMTIFVVFLIPETKGVPIEEMTERVWKQHWFWKRFMDDFEDDPKGHV